The segment GCGGTGGAGAGTTTTGATTTTACCGGATATGACATCCTGATCTCCAGTTCCAGCGCCTGGGCCAAAGGGGCCATCACCGATCCCCGGACCTGGCATCTTTGCTACTTGCACAGCCCCATGCGTTTCGTCTGGGATTGGTACCATCAGACCCTAAAAGAATATGCCTGGCCCCTAAGGCTGCTGCTTAAATATATGCTCAGCAATATCCGGCGCTGGGACGTGATGAGTTCCCAGCGTCCCGACCTGATCGTAGCCAATTCCCGGGAGGTTCAAAAGCGGATATCAAAGTACTACCGGAGGGATTCCATAGTGCTTCACCCAGCGGTGGATACCGAATTCTTTCTCCCTCAAAACGACGGGGGCGGCAGCGACTACTATCTGGTGGTCTCCAGGCTAAAGCCATATAAGAGGGTGGACCTGGCGGTGCAGGCCTTCAATCTGACCGGCCGTTCTTTGGTGGTGGTGGGAGACGGTTCCGAGATGAAACGATTAAAAAAAATGGCCCTGCCCAACGTCCGGTTTACCGGCAAGGTTTCCGACCGCCAGCTGCTGGATTATTACCAGAACTGCCGGGCCCTGATATTTCCCACCCTGGAAGATTTCGGGCTGACCCCCCTGGAGGCACAGTGCTGCGGAAAACCGGTGATAGCATACGGACGGGGCGGCGCTCTGGAAACGGTGGTGGATGGCCGGACCGGAATATTTTTCAGCCGGCAAACAGTGGAGTCTTTGATAGCAGCCGTCAACCGTTTTGAAAAAACGGAATTTAACAGGGAACAAATTAGAAAACATGCCCTGAGTTTCAACCAGGAATATTTCATCCGGCAGCTAAAAACAATAGTGGATGTTGAATACGCAAAGTTCCGGGAGGGCAGGCCATGAACTTAAGAAAAAACTGGGGGGAAGTATTTCCGGCCCTGGCTTTGTTGACCGACTGCCTGGCGGCCTGGCTTTCGGCTGGCCTGACCCAGTGGATCTGGTTTGAGCTGCTGCCATTTGCCAAGTCGGGCCGGGCCTCAGTGCCAGAGTTGAAATTGTGGGTCCTGCTGGCCTATGTGTTTTGGCTGGCTCTGATCGGCAGCTACCGCCGGGTGGGAAAGCAACCGCGATCGGAACAAGTGCTGGACCTTTTAAAGGCAGCCCTCTATAGTCTGATTGCGCTGATCACCATTGTCTTCGTATTCAAGGGGTACCACTATTCCAGGGGTTACATCGTTCTGTATTTTATAATTACGCCGGTATTTCTGTCCCTAAGCCGGTTGCTGCTGTTCAATTTGAATGTTGACCGGATGCAGAAAGGCTGGGGGGTAAAGAATGCGGTGATCGTGGGCAGCGGCCGTTCCGCCAAGGCGATCCTGGATCATTTGATAATCAATCATGCCTTGGGGTATAGGATAGTAGGTTTTTTAGTGGAAGCACCCAAGGACCTGAGTTTCAGCTATTGCGGGATAAAGGCCCTGGGCCTTTACTCGGAATGTCATCAAGCCCTGGCCAGGCAGGAAGTGGAGGAAGTATTCATTCCCGATCTCTCCCGCCATTTGGCCGATTACAGCCAGGTTCTTGACTACTGCCGCAGCCATAAGATAGAAGTGCGGATCGTATCCCACCGCACCGACCTGTTGGCCCGGGTGGCCGGAATCTATGATATGGCCGGAATATCCTTGTTCCGGGCGCATCACCAGACGGTCCAGAAGTCCTACCGGGTCTTCAAGCGATTAGTGGATGTCCTGGGTTCCGGTTTAGGTCTGTTGCTGCTTTCGCCGGTATTCGGGCTGTCGGCTGTGCTAATAAAGCAGGATTCTCCCGGTCCGGTATTCTTCCGGCAGACCAGGCTGGGTGAGGGCGGCCGGGAGTTCAAACTTTACAAGTTCCGCACCATGTTCCTGGGGGCAGAAAAAAACAAGCACCGGCTGATGGAGCAGAACGAAGCCGACGGTCCGATCTTTAAGATCCGCAACGATCCCCGGATCACTCCGGTGGGGCGCTGGCTGCGGCGCTTAAGCTTGGATGAATTGCCCCAGCTGATCAACGTATTCCTGGGAGAGATGAGCCTGGTGGGTCCCCGTCCTCCCCTGCCGGCCGAAGTATCCCAGTATAAGGAGTGGCACAAAAGGCGCCTGGAAGGCCCCCAGGGCATGACCGGCTTATGGCAGGTTTCGGGGCGCAGTGAACTATCCTTTGAAGAGATGGTGCTTCTGGATATATATTATCTGGAGCACGGGTCCCCTGTTCTGGATATTGAAATACTTTTCAAAACACTGCCGGCAGTGATCCTGGGCGGGGGGGCATACTAGTTTGATAACGGTCAATTTGTAACAGATCGTAAGGGCCTATAAATGGCAAATGCCGATAAACCAAAGCTGTCTCCAAATGTGATCCGGCTGGGCTGGGTCAGCCTGCTGACGGACATTTCCTCGGAAATGCTGTATCCCTTGGTGCCGATATTCCTGACCACAGTGCTGGGGGCGCCGATGGCGGCCCTGGGCCTGATGGAGGGCCTGGCCGAGAGCGTTTCCAATGTCCTCAAGATCTTCTCCGGCTGGTGGTCGGATCAGGCCGGCAAACGAAGGCCCTTCGTGATCGGGGGGTACTCCCTGTCGGCCTTCTCTAAACCGCTGCTGGTCTTTGCCCAGTTCCTGGGCTGGCCCTTCGTGCTGGCCATGCGCATCCTGGACCGCACCGGAAAGGGATTAAGGACCTCGGCCCGTGACGCCCTGATCGCCGATTACACCCCGGAATCGCAGAGGGGCAAGGCTTTTGGACTGCACCGGGCCATGGATTCCCTAGGGGCGGTGCTGGGACCGCTGGCCGCCCTGTTCTTCATGAGCAAAATGACCTCCACCGATCCGGCCGCCCAGGCCCTGTCGTATCGACAGGTCTTTCTCTGGGCCTTCGTCCCGGCTGTGCTGGGGGTAGCGCTGTTGCTCCTGGTAAAGGAGAAGCCGTTTACCGCCCGGTATAAAAAGCCCCGTTTCGGATGGAAGTCGTTCAACCGGGATTTCAAGATATTCATCTTCATCAACCTGATCTTTGCCATCGGCAATTCGTCGGATGTCTTTCTGATCATCCGGGCCAAGGACCTTTTTGCCGGGACAGCAAACGCCGTGGTGACGGTCATTCTGGCATACGTGCTCTACAATCTGACCTATTCCCTGGGGTCCTACCCCGCCGGACTGCTGGCCGACCGGTTCGGCTCCAGAAAGGTCTACACTTTCGGGCTGTTGCTGTTCAGTCTGGTATATCTGGGATTCGCCTTCAACAATCATCCTGCCATGGTCTGGGTCTTGTTCGCGGTCTATGGTTTCTACACCGCCTTCACCGACGGGGTGGGAAAGGCCTATGCCTCCAAGCTGGTGCCGGAAGATCTGCGAGCCACCGGGATGGGAGTGTACCACATGTCCTCCGGGCTGGCCACTTTCGCCGCCAGCGCCGCCGCCGGGTTGCTGTGGCAGGTTTTTGGATTCAGGGCAGCATTTCTCTATGGAGCGGGAGCCGCCCTGCTGGCGGTGGTACTGTTTGTATTTTTAGTTAAGGGGAAAAAGTAAAATGACCGCAGTCATAGAGGCTGTAAATGTCGGCCGAACATTCAAGGCTCCCAAAGGGGCCATTAAGGTCTTGTCAGAAGTTACCCTGTCCATAGGAAAAGGCCAGACCATAGCCATCACCGGGGCATCCGGTTCCGGCAAATCAACCCTATTGCAGATACTAGGCTGCCTGGACCGGCCCACCGCCGGCCAGGTGATGATCGAAGGCCAGGACACGTCCGATCTTTCGGACCATGAATTGGCGTCTCTGCGGAACAAAAGCATGGGTTTCGTTTTCCAGTTCCATCATCTGCTGCCGGAATTCTGCGCCTGGGAGAATGTGGCCATGCCGCTGCTGGTGAGGGGCCAGTCCCTGACCCAGGCCGAGGAAGCAAGCCGGAAGATACTTGGCAGTCTTGGATTGGAGGATCGGGCCGAACACAAGCCCAGTGAACTTTCGGGCGGAGAACAGCAGCGGGTGGCTATCGCCCGGGCCGTGGTCACCAATCCCTTAGTGCTGCTGGCCGACGAGCCCACCGGCAACCTGGACCGGGCCACGGGCCAGAACGTGGCCCAGCTTTTATGGGAGCTCAACCAAAACACCGGCATAGCGCTGGTGATCGTCACCCACAATCAGGAAATAGCCCAAAGGGCGCAACTCACACTGGAATTAAAGGACGGAAAACTGTGGACCAGATAAAAGAACGGCAGACCCTGAGAACAGAGGGAATATTTAAAAGCTACAAAAAGCACCGGGCGGTAAACGGGATCTCCCTTGAAGTAAAGCAGGGCGAGGTGGTCGGCTTGCTTGGGCCCAACGGGGCCGGCAAGACCACCACCTTCAACATCATCACCGGTCTTTTGAAACCTGATTCCGGCAAGGTGCTTTTAGACCAGACCGAGATCACCGGCCTGCCCATGTACCAAAGGGCTAGGCTGGGGCTGGGTTACCTGACCCAGGAGGCTTCGGTCTTTAGGAAACTTTCGGTGGAGGACAACATCATGGCCATCCTGGAGATGATGCCGCTGAACAAGGAGCAGCGCCAGGAACGATTGAAATCACTGCTGAGCGAACTCAACATAGATCATCTGGCCAAGAAGAAGGCCTATGCCATCTCCGGCGGCGAGCGGAGGCGGGTGGAGGTGACCCGGGCCCTGGTCACCAATCCCTCCTTCCTGCTTTTGGACGAGCCCTTTACCGGGATCGATCCCATCGCCCGGGCCGACATCCAGCAGGTGGTGGTCAAGCTTAAGGACCGGGGGATCGGGGTACTGATCACCGACCACAATGTGCGGGAGACTCTGGAGATCACCGACCGGGCCTATGTGATCTATGAAGGCAAAGTTTTTGCCGCCGGCACCCCCCAGGAGATAGTGGACCACTCCGGGGCCCGGGAGAAATTTTTGGGAGAGAAGTTCACCCTGTGAGTCCCGCCGGCAAATGATCGTCAGATCCCCAAACATCAAACAAATATTTCAACAGGACATTAACAAAACGCATTTATGAAAACAGTCCTATTTCTTTGCACTGAAAATTCCTGCCGCAGCCAGATGGCCGAGGCTTTTGCCAAACAACTGGGGGGCGGGGTGATCGAAGCCTACAGCGCCGGCTCCAACCCTTCGGATTCGATAAATCCCCTGGCCGTGACCGTGATCAGGGAAAAGGGCATAGACATCTCCGGCTCCCGCCCCAAGGGGTTTCAGGACCTGCCGGTCAGCCGGGTGGACTACCTGGTGACTATGGGCTGTCAGGACGTCTGCCCCGTATTCTCCACCACCAAACAGATCGAGTGGAAGCTGCCCGATCCCAAGGGCCAGCCGGTGGAATTCTTCCGCTGTGTCCGGGACGACATTGAAAAGAAGGTGAAGGAACTGATAGAAACGATCTCGGCCAAGAACATCAAACGGGATTATGCCGGGATGGCGGAGATAATCAAAGGCAAAGTGAGCCCGGCCATGGGAAGCGATGATAGGATGAAACTGGCGTCGGACGTTCTCTGGGAAGGCCTTAAGGACAAGGGTTTGGACTGGGTGGGGTTTTACCGGCTGCTGCCGGGGCAGGAGGCCATGGAACTGATCTGCCGCCAGCCACGGGCGGCCTGTTCCCCCATCGGTTTGCAGGGCGTCTGCGGAAAAGGGATGAAGGATAAGACCGCTCAGATAGTGAAGGATGTGTACGCCCTGGGGGACAAGCACATCATCTGCGATCCGGCCAACCTGTCCGAGATCGTGGTCCCGGTGATCGAACCGGACGGCAGCTGCCGGGCGGTGCTTGACCTGGACAGCCGGGAGCTGGGGGCTTTTGACCAGCAGGACGCTGAGGGCCTGGTACTAGTTTTGAGAAGCGCTGGGCTGACAATTTAAGAAAAATGATTGTGACGGTCTGTCTTTCTTGGGACAACTAGGCATATAGTAAATATCTGTCAAAAACGCAGACCCATCACTACTCTATTCTTTTCTTTTTGTACCGCCAAAAAGCAAAGAACCAAAAGAAAAAGCTCGTCGCTTAAAACTCTCCAGGCGTTGTGCTTCTCGTTGATGACGGGCTTGTCTGAACTCGGGCTTTGGCCAAGCCCTCAAACAGGCCAGACAAGCTATTTCGTCATCAACTGCGATGCTCACTGATCGTGATTCGATAAACTCATCACAAGTTTTTAACGCGACAGCCAGGTTTGGTATCGGTTGTTTTAAGCTAATGGAAAATCAAAAAGCCGTTCCGCATTATGCGGAACGGCTTTTTCTGTTTGTAGGCTATTTGCTCAATCTTTTAAGCTCTTCCAGCCAGCCCCGGACCACGTCATAGCTTCCCTGCCAGAACGAGGCCGAGCACATGTCTATCCCCACCTGTTCCAGGATCAGCTCCGGGCTCTGCGATCCGCCGTAGGACAGGATCTTCTCGATCTTGGGCACGAAGGAGCGGCCTTCCTTCTTGTACCGGGCGTAAAGGGCCATGGATAGCAGTTCCCCGAAATTATAGGCGTAACAGTAGAAGGGGGTCTTGAAGATATGGGCGATGTAGGCCCACTCGTGCCGGAACTCATCGGCCACGTCCAACGATGAACCAAACTGCTCCCTGAGCATCTTGAGGTACAGGTCCGACAGCTGGCTTTCCTTGGCGCCCTGCAGCAGCAGTTGGTGGGCGGCCATCTCGAACTTCACAAAGTAGGCCTGGCGCATCACGGTGGCGTAAGAGTCGCCGATCTTCTCCAGCAGCATGGCCCGCTTTTCCCTGTCTGATTTTGTCTGGGACAGCAAACGTTCGAACACCAGCATCTCGGCGGTGGTGGAGGCGGTCTCGGCCAGGGGCAGGGTGGTTTCGGCCGGCGTGACCGAATGGGCCGAGGCGTAGAGGTCGTGGGCCCCGTGCCCCAGCTCGTGGGCCATGGTCATCACCGAGGAATTGTCGCCGGTATAGTTCAGCAAAATGTAGGGGGTTGTACTGGGGGTGATCATGGCGCAGAAGGCGCCGGCTTCCTTGCCGGGCCGGGGATGGGTGTCGATGTGGCCGGCCTCAAAGATCTGCCGGGCATTCTGGGCCAGGCCGGGAGAAAATTCCTTGAAGATATCCAAGACCAGGGCCTTGGCCCGGTCAAAGGGCATGGAGGACCTTTGCTTTTCCAGCGGGGAGTAGATGTCGTAGCGCCGCAGTTTTTTAACCCCCAGCAGCCGGGCCTTAAGCCGGAAATATTCCTGGTAGATCCCGGCATTGTCGGCGCTGACCTTCAGCAGGGTTTCGATGGCCTTATCCGGAACCTGGTTGTAAAAATTGCGCATGGACATCGGAGACACAAAATTCCGGTCTTTGGCGTCCTGATCCCAGTCCTTGGCCAGGGCCTGGTAGATGACGTAGAACTTGGAGATGTTGTCCCGGTAGGGCTGGAAAAGCGCCTGGTAGGCGGCCTGGCGTTCGGCCGGGCTGGAGCTGTAAAAGTAAGCCCGGACCTGGCTCTGGGTCTTGAATACTTTTTCTTTTTTGCCCTTGGGCTTAAAGCGGTATTCAAAGCCGTCGCTGATCAGGTTGTAAAGCTCGTTCAGGGGGTCGGCCCCGGTGACCTTCTTGCGGGTCATCACTTTTTCCACGTCCTGGTCCAAAGTATGGACCGCCCCCCGGCGCTGGTAGGCAAGAACATATTCCAGGTCCGGCACCGCCTTAAAAAGCCTTTGGGCGTTGGCGTCATCTAGCCGGCGCAGGCCCTCCACCGGCTTGCCCATCAGCCACTGGGTGATGGGGATCAGGGCCTGGGTGTGGCTGACCATCAGGTCCTGGGCCCGGGATTTGTAAAGCATAGCATCCTGGGAGTTGATGTCCACCGACATCCAGAGCGAGCCGAAGGAACTCAACCGGTTGGCGTCCTCCTTGAGCTTTTCGGTGAAGGACATCATTCGGCGGAAGCTTTCTTCCGGCATGGCCGGGGATAGGGCTTTGTAATGGTCGCCCAGTTTCAGAATGTTCTTCTCAAAGGTCCGGGCGAAATCGTCAAACTTATTCCGGGCGATGATGTCGTTCAGGTTCCATTGCAGTTCCTGTTTGGGCATAAGGGCTCCTTAAATAAAAGTAGGTGGAGTAGATCGGGTAGTAAAGTAGGATATGAAAATTGTTTTGTGGCTTTTGTGCCCATTCGACCCGGACTTCGGCTAGGCTTCGGCGTAAGATCAGTCGAACGCTCAGCCGGGGCGCTCAGTCTGGCAGACTTCGACACACTCAGTCCGTGGGCTCAGGGCATGCTTTTATTTGGCTAATATAGGTAAAAAGGGCCCGAATGGATACAATATTTCATTCTGTCACCTTCACCGGATCCACCTTCCAGATCTCACTGGCATACTGGGCGATGGAGCGGTCGCTGGAGAACTTGCCCATCCGGGCCACGTTGTAGATGGATTTCTTGAGCCAGAGGTCGGGCTGCAAAAAGGTCTGGTCCACCTCCTGCTGGCAGCGCAGGTAGTCGGCAAAGTCGGCCAGCAGCATGTAATGGTCGCCCTGGTTCAGCAGGTTGTCCACCAGCGGCTGGAACAACCCGGGCTCCTCCGGGGAAAAATGACCGACAGCCATCAGGTCCAGCACTTTCTTGAGCCGGGGCTCTAAATCGTAATATTTCCGGGGGTCATAACCCTGCCGGCGGAGTTCCAAGACCTGGTCAGTTTTCAGCCCGAAGATGAAGATGTTGTCCGCCCCCACTTCCTCCATGATCTCCACGTTGGCCCCGTCCAAAGTTCCGATGGTCAGCGCCCCGTTCAGGGCGAACTTCATATTGCCGGTGCCGGAGGCCTCCATCCCGGCGGTGGATATCTGCTGGGAGAGGTCGGCGGCCGGGATGATCAGCTCTGCCAGGCTGACCCCGTAATTTGCCAAAAAGACCACCTTCAGGTTCTGGCCCACTTCCGGGTCGTGGTTCACCTTTTCGGCCACCGCGTTTATAAGCCGGATGACCAGTTTGGCCGTGGCGTAGCTGGGGGCGGCCTTGCCGGCAAAGATCACGGTCCGCTTGACGTGCCTGCCGTTGGGATTTTCCTTGATATCATTGTACCGGGCGATCACGCCCAGAATGTTCAGCAGCTGCCGCTTGTACTCGTGCATCCGCTTGACCTGGCAGTCGAACAGCGAATCCACCGGAACCTCGATGCCGTTGTGGCGGCGGATGTACTCGGCCAGCCGGATCTTGTTGGAGCGCTTGACCACCTGCCATTTTTCCCGGAACAGCACGTCGTCGGCAAAGGGCTCCAGCTTCTTCAGCTGGGTCAGGTCCTTCACCCAGCCATTGCCGATCTTCTTGGTGATCAGCCCGGCCAGGTCCCGGTTGCAGGTGTTAAGCCAGCGCCGGGGGGTGATGCCGTTGGTCTTGTTGTTGAATTTTCCCGGAAAGAAATCGTTGAATTCCGGAAACACCTTTTCCCTAAGGATGCTGGTATGCAGTTCGGCCACCCCGTTCACCGAATGGCTGCCTACGATGGCCAGATGGGCCATCTTCACCTGGGGGTCGGAACCTTCGCCGATGATGGACATGGTTTTGAGCTTGGACTGGTCTCCGGGATATCTTTTGGCCACCGCCTCCAGGAAGCGGCGGTTGATCTCCCCGATGATCTGCATATGGCGGGGCAGCAGGTGGGCCATCATGGCCGCCGGCCAGTGCTCCAAAGCCTCGGGCATCACGGTGTGGTTGGTGTAGGCGAAGACCAGGTTGGTCAGGTCCCAGGCGGCGTCCCATTCCAGGCCTTCCTCGTCCATCAGCAGGCGCATCATCTCGGGGATGGCGATGGCCGGGTGGGTGTCGTTCAGCTGGAAGGCGGTCTTTTGGGCGAAGGCCCCGAAATCGGGGTGGGTCTTCTTGTAGCGCCGAATGGCGTCCTGCAAGGTGGCGGTGACGAAGAAGTATTCCTGCTTCAGCCTCAG is part of the candidate division TA06 bacterium genome and harbors:
- a CDS encoding sugar transferase — translated: MNLRKNWGEVFPALALLTDCLAAWLSAGLTQWIWFELLPFAKSGRASVPELKLWVLLAYVFWLALIGSYRRVGKQPRSEQVLDLLKAALYSLIALITIVFVFKGYHYSRGYIVLYFIITPVFLSLSRLLLFNLNVDRMQKGWGVKNAVIVGSGRSAKAILDHLIINHALGYRIVGFLVEAPKDLSFSYCGIKALGLYSECHQALARQEVEEVFIPDLSRHLADYSQVLDYCRSHKIEVRIVSHRTDLLARVAGIYDMAGISLFRAHHQTVQKSYRVFKRLVDVLGSGLGLLLLSPVFGLSAVLIKQDSPGPVFFRQTRLGEGGREFKLYKFRTMFLGAEKNKHRLMEQNEADGPIFKIRNDPRITPVGRWLRRLSLDELPQLINVFLGEMSLVGPRPPLPAEVSQYKEWHKRRLEGPQGMTGLWQVSGRSELSFEEMVLLDIYYLEHGSPVLDIEILFKTLPAVILGGGAY
- a CDS encoding MFS transporter; its protein translation is MIRLGWVSLLTDISSEMLYPLVPIFLTTVLGAPMAALGLMEGLAESVSNVLKIFSGWWSDQAGKRRPFVIGGYSLSAFSKPLLVFAQFLGWPFVLAMRILDRTGKGLRTSARDALIADYTPESQRGKAFGLHRAMDSLGAVLGPLAALFFMSKMTSTDPAAQALSYRQVFLWAFVPAVLGVALLLLVKEKPFTARYKKPRFGWKSFNRDFKIFIFINLIFAIGNSSDVFLIIRAKDLFAGTANAVVTVILAYVLYNLTYSLGSYPAGLLADRFGSRKVYTFGLLLFSLVYLGFAFNNHPAMVWVLFAVYGFYTAFTDGVGKAYASKLVPEDLRATGMGVYHMSSGLATFAASAAAGLLWQVFGFRAAFLYGAGAALLAVVLFVFLVKGKK
- a CDS encoding ABC transporter ATP-binding protein, with translation MTAVIEAVNVGRTFKAPKGAIKVLSEVTLSIGKGQTIAITGASGSGKSTLLQILGCLDRPTAGQVMIEGQDTSDLSDHELASLRNKSMGFVFQFHHLLPEFCAWENVAMPLLVRGQSLTQAEEASRKILGSLGLEDRAEHKPSELSGGEQQRVAIARAVVTNPLVLLADEPTGNLDRATGQNVAQLLWELNQNTGIALVIVTHNQEIAQRAQLTLELKDGKLWTR
- the lptB gene encoding LPS export ABC transporter ATP-binding protein encodes the protein MGAQPKHRHSAGDRHPQSGNSPKGATHTGIKGRKTVDQIKERQTLRTEGIFKSYKKHRAVNGISLEVKQGEVVGLLGPNGAGKTTTFNIITGLLKPDSGKVLLDQTEITGLPMYQRARLGLGYLTQEASVFRKLSVEDNIMAILEMMPLNKEQRQERLKSLLSELNIDHLAKKKAYAISGGERRRVEVTRALVTNPSFLLLDEPFTGIDPIARADIQQVVVKLKDRGIGVLITDHNVRETLEITDRAYVIYEGKVFAAGTPQEIVDHSGAREKFLGEKFTL
- a CDS encoding M3 family oligoendopeptidase; the protein is MPKQELQWNLNDIIARNKFDDFARTFEKNILKLGDHYKALSPAMPEESFRRMMSFTEKLKEDANRLSSFGSLWMSVDINSQDAMLYKSRAQDLMVSHTQALIPITQWLMGKPVEGLRRLDDANAQRLFKAVPDLEYVLAYQRRGAVHTLDQDVEKVMTRKKVTGADPLNELYNLISDGFEYRFKPKGKKEKVFKTQSQVRAYFYSSSPAERQAAYQALFQPYRDNISKFYVIYQALAKDWDQDAKDRNFVSPMSMRNFYNQVPDKAIETLLKVSADNAGIYQEYFRLKARLLGVKKLRRYDIYSPLEKQRSSMPFDRAKALVLDIFKEFSPGLAQNARQIFEAGHIDTHPRPGKEAGAFCAMITPSTTPYILLNYTGDNSSVMTMAHELGHGAHDLYASAHSVTPAETTLPLAETASTTAEMLVFERLLSQTKSDREKRAMLLEKIGDSYATVMRQAYFVKFEMAAHQLLLQGAKESQLSDLYLKMLREQFGSSLDVADEFRHEWAYIAHIFKTPFYCYAYNFGELLSMALYARYKKEGRSFVPKIEKILSYGGSQSPELILEQVGIDMCSASFWQGSYDVVRGWLEELKRLSK
- a CDS encoding glycogen/starch/alpha-glucan phosphorylase, producing the protein MPENGKNNNYPVTRQGLDKNSIKRSFGDNLTFSLAKDQYSATERDYFNSLALTVRERLVERWIKTQQAYYHSDAKRVYYLSLEFLIGRLLGNNLLNLQMDEAAHDAMTDLGLDLEKLEDYEWDAGLGNGGLGRLAACFLDSMATLELPAYGYGIRYEYGIFFQKILSGQQVETPDNWLRYGNPWELPRPEYLYPVKFYGLVEQTVRADGRPRFEWKDGQDVLAMAYDVPVPGFGNQTVNTLRLWSAKSTREFDLNYFNSGDYVAAVEQKNQNENITRVLYPSDNVYQGKELRLKQEYFFVTATLQDAIRRYKKTHPDFGAFAQKTAFQLNDTHPAIAIPEMMRLLMDEEGLEWDAAWDLTNLVFAYTNHTVMPEALEHWPAAMMAHLLPRHMQIIGEINRRFLEAVAKRYPGDQSKLKTMSIIGEGSDPQVKMAHLAIVGSHSVNGVAELHTSILREKVFPEFNDFFPGKFNNKTNGITPRRWLNTCNRDLAGLITKKIGNGWVKDLTQLKKLEPFADDVLFREKWQVVKRSNKIRLAEYIRRHNGIEVPVDSLFDCQVKRMHEYKRQLLNILGVIARYNDIKENPNGRHVKRTVIFAGKAAPSYATAKLVIRLINAVAEKVNHDPEVGQNLKVVFLANYGVSLAELIIPAADLSQQISTAGMEASGTGNMKFALNGALTIGTLDGANVEIMEEVGADNIFIFGLKTDQVLELRRQGYDPRKYYDLEPRLKKVLDLMAVGHFSPEEPGLFQPLVDNLLNQGDHYMLLADFADYLRCQQEVDQTFLQPDLWLKKSIYNVARMGKFSSDRSIAQYASEIWKVDPVKVTE